One window of Channa argus isolate prfri chromosome 4, Channa argus male v1.0, whole genome shotgun sequence genomic DNA carries:
- the apba2a gene encoding amyloid-beta A4 precursor protein-binding family A member 2 isoform X1 has product MAHGKTPGTISKILAPSPPPCPSPGKQSQEEQQGLVKEVSEHPPCTLNDNNNDQLSPPVSANHYYMSCDPSPEDMEDTCSEYDNVGSDVEQDYDEVLHLNRESVADMRYYKPYCPEDGAYTKHLVGENIKENSSAVDQFSSGPRHSAEIYKGSQSDSKPHKTGHRFRSHCAQIARDEADREVEKGQENRFFFSDGDDIEEVLDGAKFIEEMESTENSVQRPTSLYQSNENERITKGSDEREREDDTRVTRNHNIQGASRKFETKEKERQVKGRGRRMTGEDTELVISGVKGSTTNNAEQRPKTLSKDCKKAAVRTKARSGSSKQHPPPPPRHPHAQSPADTQKSPPRRETPSAPRPSPSSANSQNSEHRVIKPSQGALEQQTESLEEKQPEKPKQQSEKPSAAVIPEDVPEELRGPQCPDLVSVEKTNTPKKTQEAASFPSFEDVPGPCEPEDLIDGIIFAANYLGCTQVLSDKNPSKSVRMSQAHEAVSQIKSQDEDSQMMTEVDLFISTKAVKVLNADTQETMMDSALRTISYIADIGSIVVLMARRRMSQASSEDFTESPDSASEGKSQYRMICYVFESEDAQLIAQSIGQAFSVAYREFLRANGINPTDLSQKQYSDIINSQEMYHDDLVHFSNSDNCKELYVEKLKGESLGVVIVESGWGSILPTVILASMLNSGPAARTGKLSVGDQIMSINDTSLVGLPLATCQGIIKGLKNQVKVKLSIVSCPPVTTVLIKRPDLKFQLGFSVQNGIICSLMRGGIAERGGVRVGHRIIEINGQSVVAMAHEKIVQTLSVSVGEINMKTMPAVMFRLLTGQETPIYI; this is encoded by the exons ATGGCTCATGGAAAGACACCAGGAACCATTTCCAAAATATTAGCTCCCAGCCCTCCGCCTTGCCCCAGTCCAGGAAAACAGAGCCAAGAAGAGCAGCAAGGTTTGGTGAAGGAGGTGTCTGAGCATCCACCCTGTACCTTAAATGACAATAACAATGACCAGCTGAGTCCTCCTGTATCTGCAAACCACTATTACATGAGCTGTGACCCTAGTCCTGAAGACATGGAGGATACCTGCTCTGAGTATGACAACGTGGGCTCCGACGTCGAGCAGGACTACGACGAGGTGCTGCATTTGAACAGAGAGAGTGTGGCAGACATGAGGTACTACAAACCTTATTGTCCAGAGGATGGTGCATATACAAAGCATTTAGTAGgtgaaaatattaaagaaaatagcAGTGCTGTTGACCAGTTTTCTTCTGGACCTCGTCATTCTGCAGAAATATATAAGGGATCACAGTCTGACAGTAAGCCGCACAAGACAGGGCATCGCTTTAGGTCACATTGTGCCCAGATAGCCAGGGATGAAGCAGACAGGGAAGTGGAAAAAGGCCAAGAGAACAGGTTCTTCTTCAGTGATGGAGATGATATAGAAGAGGTTCTGGATGGGGCCAAATTTATAGAGGAAATGGAGTCAACAGAAAACAGTGTTCAAAGACCAACTAGCCTTTATCAGagcaatgaaaatgaaagaattacAAAGGGTAGTGATGAAAGGGAAAGAGAAGATGACACTCGAGTCACAAGAAACCATAATATCCAAGGAGCCAGTAGGAAGTTTGAgacaaaagagaaggagaggcaGGTTAAAGGACGAGGGAGGAGGATGACTGGAGAGGACACGGAGCTTGTTATTTCTGGGGTCAAAGGAAGCACGACCAACAACGCTGAACAGCGTCCAAAGACTTTGTCAAAGGACTGCAAAAAGGCCGCTGTGCGCACCAAAGCTAGATCTGGTTCCAGTAAGCAGcatcctcctccaccacctcgcCATCCACATGCTCAGTCACCTGCTGACACCCAGAAGTCCCCACCTCGTAGAGAGACTCCTTCTGCTCCCAGACCCagtccatcctctgctaacagCCAGAACAGCGAACACAGAGTCATCAAACCGTCCCAGGGTGCTCTGGAACAACAGACGGAGTCTCTTGAGGAGAAGCAGCCAGAGAAACCCAAGCAG cagaGTGAGAAGCCAAGCGCAGCTGTGATACCTGAGGATGTGCCAGAGGAGCTGAGGGGGCCTCAGTGTCCAGACCTCGTGTCCGTAGAGAAGACTAACACACCCAAG aaaacacaggaagcTGCTTCTTTTCCCAGCTTTGAAGAtg TCCCAGGTCCCTGTGAGCCAGAGGATCTTATTGATGGGATCATCTTTGCTGCTAACTACCTTGGTTGCACTCAGGTGTTGTCTGATAAAAATCCATCCAAGTCTGTTCGCATGTCGCAGGCTCATGAAGCTGTCAGTCAAATTAAG AGTCAAGATGAAGACTCTCAAATGATGACAGAAGTGGACCTGTTTATCTCCACAAAAGCTGTCAAAGTGCTGAATGCTGACACACAG GAGACAATGATGGACAGTGCCTTGCGTACTATCTCCTATATTGCTGACATTGGCAGTATTGTGGTTCTGATGGCACGGAGGCGCATGTCTCAGGCCTCGTCAGAGGATTTCACAGAATCTCCCGACTCAGCCAGTGAGGGGAAGAGTCAATACAGGATGATCTGCTATGTCTTTGAGTCAGAGGAT GCGCAGCTCATTGCACAGTCTATAGGTCAGGCTTTCAGCGTGGCCTACCGAGAATTCCTGCGAGCCAACGGCATCAACCCAACCGACTTAAGCCAGAAACAATACAGTGACATCATCAACTCCCAGGAAATGTACCATGACGACCTGGTCCATTTCTCAAACTCAGACAACTGTAAAGAG ctGTATGTGGAGAAACTGAAAGGGGAGAGCCTCGGAGTGGTGATCGTGGAGTCTGGCTGGGGCTCTATTCTGCCCACCGTCATCCTGGCCAGCATGCTGAACAGTGGCCCTGCGGCTCGCACTGGAAAGCTCAGTGTTGGGGACCAGATTATGTCCATTAATGACACCAGCCTGGTGGGGCTGCCATTGGCCACATGTCAGGGCATCATCAAA GGTCTGAAAAACCAGGTGAAGGTAAAGCTGAGTATTGTAAGCTGCCCTCCTGTTACCACTGTCCTCATCAAAAGACCGGATCTCAAGTTCCAGCTTGGCTTCAGTGTTCAGAATGGGATT ATCTGCAGTCTGATGCGAGGTGGCATAGCTGAGCGAGGTGGTGTCCGCGTTGGACACAGAATCATTGAAATAAATGGTCAGAGTGTTGTTGCCATGGCACATGAGAAGATTGTTCAaaccctgtctgtctctgtgggtGAG ATCAACATGAAAACCATGCCTGCTGTGATGTTCAGGCTGCTGACAGGACAGGAGACGCCTATCTACATATAG
- the apba2a gene encoding amyloid-beta A4 precursor protein-binding family A member 2 isoform X2 has translation MAHGKTPGTISKILAPSPPPCPSPGKQSQEEQQGLVKEVSEHPPCTLNDNNNDQLSPPVSANHYYMSCDPSPEDMEDTCSEYDNVGSDVEQDYDEVLHLNRESVADMRYYKPYCPEDGAYTKHLVGENIKENSSAVDQFSSGPRHSAEIYKGSQSDSKPHKTGHRFRSHCAQIARDEADREVEKGQENRFFFSDGDDIEEVLDGAKFIEEMESTENSVQRPTSLYQSNENERITKGSDEREREDDTRVTRNHNIQGASRKFETKEKERQVKGRGRRMTGEDTELVISGVKGSTTNNAEQRPKTLSKDCKKAAVRTKARSGSSKQHPPPPPRHPHAQSPADTQKSPPRRETPSAPRPSPSSANSQNSEHRVIKPSQGALEQQTESLEEKQPEKPKQSEKPSAAVIPEDVPEELRGPQCPDLVSVEKTNTPKKTQEAASFPSFEDVPGPCEPEDLIDGIIFAANYLGCTQVLSDKNPSKSVRMSQAHEAVSQIKSQDEDSQMMTEVDLFISTKAVKVLNADTQETMMDSALRTISYIADIGSIVVLMARRRMSQASSEDFTESPDSASEGKSQYRMICYVFESEDAQLIAQSIGQAFSVAYREFLRANGINPTDLSQKQYSDIINSQEMYHDDLVHFSNSDNCKELYVEKLKGESLGVVIVESGWGSILPTVILASMLNSGPAARTGKLSVGDQIMSINDTSLVGLPLATCQGIIKGLKNQVKVKLSIVSCPPVTTVLIKRPDLKFQLGFSVQNGIICSLMRGGIAERGGVRVGHRIIEINGQSVVAMAHEKIVQTLSVSVGEINMKTMPAVMFRLLTGQETPIYI, from the exons ATGGCTCATGGAAAGACACCAGGAACCATTTCCAAAATATTAGCTCCCAGCCCTCCGCCTTGCCCCAGTCCAGGAAAACAGAGCCAAGAAGAGCAGCAAGGTTTGGTGAAGGAGGTGTCTGAGCATCCACCCTGTACCTTAAATGACAATAACAATGACCAGCTGAGTCCTCCTGTATCTGCAAACCACTATTACATGAGCTGTGACCCTAGTCCTGAAGACATGGAGGATACCTGCTCTGAGTATGACAACGTGGGCTCCGACGTCGAGCAGGACTACGACGAGGTGCTGCATTTGAACAGAGAGAGTGTGGCAGACATGAGGTACTACAAACCTTATTGTCCAGAGGATGGTGCATATACAAAGCATTTAGTAGgtgaaaatattaaagaaaatagcAGTGCTGTTGACCAGTTTTCTTCTGGACCTCGTCATTCTGCAGAAATATATAAGGGATCACAGTCTGACAGTAAGCCGCACAAGACAGGGCATCGCTTTAGGTCACATTGTGCCCAGATAGCCAGGGATGAAGCAGACAGGGAAGTGGAAAAAGGCCAAGAGAACAGGTTCTTCTTCAGTGATGGAGATGATATAGAAGAGGTTCTGGATGGGGCCAAATTTATAGAGGAAATGGAGTCAACAGAAAACAGTGTTCAAAGACCAACTAGCCTTTATCAGagcaatgaaaatgaaagaattacAAAGGGTAGTGATGAAAGGGAAAGAGAAGATGACACTCGAGTCACAAGAAACCATAATATCCAAGGAGCCAGTAGGAAGTTTGAgacaaaagagaaggagaggcaGGTTAAAGGACGAGGGAGGAGGATGACTGGAGAGGACACGGAGCTTGTTATTTCTGGGGTCAAAGGAAGCACGACCAACAACGCTGAACAGCGTCCAAAGACTTTGTCAAAGGACTGCAAAAAGGCCGCTGTGCGCACCAAAGCTAGATCTGGTTCCAGTAAGCAGcatcctcctccaccacctcgcCATCCACATGCTCAGTCACCTGCTGACACCCAGAAGTCCCCACCTCGTAGAGAGACTCCTTCTGCTCCCAGACCCagtccatcctctgctaacagCCAGAACAGCGAACACAGAGTCATCAAACCGTCCCAGGGTGCTCTGGAACAACAGACGGAGTCTCTTGAGGAGAAGCAGCCAGAGAAACCCAAGCAG aGTGAGAAGCCAAGCGCAGCTGTGATACCTGAGGATGTGCCAGAGGAGCTGAGGGGGCCTCAGTGTCCAGACCTCGTGTCCGTAGAGAAGACTAACACACCCAAG aaaacacaggaagcTGCTTCTTTTCCCAGCTTTGAAGAtg TCCCAGGTCCCTGTGAGCCAGAGGATCTTATTGATGGGATCATCTTTGCTGCTAACTACCTTGGTTGCACTCAGGTGTTGTCTGATAAAAATCCATCCAAGTCTGTTCGCATGTCGCAGGCTCATGAAGCTGTCAGTCAAATTAAG AGTCAAGATGAAGACTCTCAAATGATGACAGAAGTGGACCTGTTTATCTCCACAAAAGCTGTCAAAGTGCTGAATGCTGACACACAG GAGACAATGATGGACAGTGCCTTGCGTACTATCTCCTATATTGCTGACATTGGCAGTATTGTGGTTCTGATGGCACGGAGGCGCATGTCTCAGGCCTCGTCAGAGGATTTCACAGAATCTCCCGACTCAGCCAGTGAGGGGAAGAGTCAATACAGGATGATCTGCTATGTCTTTGAGTCAGAGGAT GCGCAGCTCATTGCACAGTCTATAGGTCAGGCTTTCAGCGTGGCCTACCGAGAATTCCTGCGAGCCAACGGCATCAACCCAACCGACTTAAGCCAGAAACAATACAGTGACATCATCAACTCCCAGGAAATGTACCATGACGACCTGGTCCATTTCTCAAACTCAGACAACTGTAAAGAG ctGTATGTGGAGAAACTGAAAGGGGAGAGCCTCGGAGTGGTGATCGTGGAGTCTGGCTGGGGCTCTATTCTGCCCACCGTCATCCTGGCCAGCATGCTGAACAGTGGCCCTGCGGCTCGCACTGGAAAGCTCAGTGTTGGGGACCAGATTATGTCCATTAATGACACCAGCCTGGTGGGGCTGCCATTGGCCACATGTCAGGGCATCATCAAA GGTCTGAAAAACCAGGTGAAGGTAAAGCTGAGTATTGTAAGCTGCCCTCCTGTTACCACTGTCCTCATCAAAAGACCGGATCTCAAGTTCCAGCTTGGCTTCAGTGTTCAGAATGGGATT ATCTGCAGTCTGATGCGAGGTGGCATAGCTGAGCGAGGTGGTGTCCGCGTTGGACACAGAATCATTGAAATAAATGGTCAGAGTGTTGTTGCCATGGCACATGAGAAGATTGTTCAaaccctgtctgtctctgtgggtGAG ATCAACATGAAAACCATGCCTGCTGTGATGTTCAGGCTGCTGACAGGACAGGAGACGCCTATCTACATATAG